The Aedes albopictus strain Foshan chromosome 2, AalbF5, whole genome shotgun sequence region GCAGCAAATTCGAGCAGTTGTATCATGATATTCAGAATATCACGTTCGGGAAGGTGATATTGGAGGTGTCAAAAATGTATGGCTGTATCACGTTTCAGAAACATGATATTGGCCTTGTATCACCAAAACCGCTTGTATCATGATACAACGGCGTAGGCTGAACATAGCATTATCCGGACCTAAAAAGCATTTTGTTCCTGCAGAAACCGTCTTTCActttggttttatttttttttcttgctgccATTCAAAGTATCAGAATACCTTTGCTCAGCTTCATCCAACGATACCGAGCAGAACGATAAAGGAGTATCGTGACTAATATTTATTTTTCGATATCAATATACAAAGTTACGTtgatattgtattttttacgaataatcagactttcgcGACGAAATTGAAATCGCCCAAAAATCGTACTTATCTGTCATCTCCGACAGCTTTTCGCTTCCTACCCAAGATTCAGGCGAAATCAGCGTGGTTTGTTGTGAAAACAAGATCAGCTGGttgtcgtaacgaaagatgatTGCTTAATGCCACATCTGATCGGTACTCCAATAGAAACCAGACTGACTCCTTCTACAAATCCCGAGTCCACGAACCCCTACACTTGAACCATCTCGGTTCCATCTCGAAACTCTGTTCCTCTCTCTCACACCAATAAGATTCTCCTCGCACCACGCTGGCTGCATTCTCTCGCTTTCAACCGACTCAAACTTTCGTTCAGTTCTCGTTCATTATTACTGTTCACACGCTGGTTCGCATAGGGGTGTTCTAAACAGCGTGCTTGAATATCAATACACACATAACTAATTTTAATCATTTAACTCATCGATCCGACCATAACCACTACATTATCCTCCTTCTCCACTCTTTAAACTTATTTCTTTAAGCATGTTTAAGTAATAATCAAAtgctttttataaaaaaatcttctttaAAACCCTAATGtccatccaaattcaatccaaatctagtCCAAACAAAGCCCAATCCAAATCTTATCCAAATTTCAATtccaatcctatccaaattcaaatcaGATCCATTCTAAATCAAATCCTTTTAATACCTAgtccaaataaaatttaaatctatttcaaatcaaATTTGTTCCAAATCTattcaaaatccaatcaaaatcccaAGCAAAATCCGTTCGGAATTGCATCCAAATTCATTCCATATGCAATCCCAATCTCAAATCCCTGCCAAACCTAATATAAATCTAATGAACATTAAATCCAAGTTCAATCTaaataaaatccaaatccaagccaaattcaatactaatccaatccaaacctaaataaaatccaaatccaatccttatTCATTTAAAttttatccaaatccaatcaaaattcattgcaaatttattccaaatccaatctaaatttaatccaatccaaattcaaatcaagaATCATATTCAATCAAATAAAAATCcaaatcaaaattcaaattaaATCCTGAGTAATTGAATTGAGTTATTTCAAATCCtatcaaaatcaaattcaaatcccATCCAGCAAAAATCCATATCAAAATTTAAAGTAAATCCGAATTCTATTTTAAactcaattcaaatccaaatctcaatccaaaatccaatccatatccgatccaaatcaaatccaaatccaacccgaaTCCAATAATAATCCCATTTAAattcaacccaaatccaatccaaatccaaattaaattcaatccaaatccaatacaaatccaattaaatccaattaaaatccaatcttaattcaatccaaatccaatccaaatccaatccaaatccaatccaagtccaatccaaatccaatccaaatccaatccaaatccaatccaaatccaatccaaatccaattcaaattcaaatccaaatccaatccaaatccaaatccaaatccaatccaaatccaatccaaatccaatccaaatccaatccaaatccaatccaaatccaatccaaatccaatccaaatccaatccaaatccaatctaaatccaatccaaatccaatcccaatccaaatccaaatccaaatccaatccaaatcaaatccaatcaaaatcctatcaaaatccaatcaaaatccaatccaaatccaatccaaacccaatcttaatttaatccaaatccaatccaaatccaatccaaatcaaatccaaatccaatccaaatccaatccaaatccaatccaaatccaatccaaatccaatccaaatccaatcccaatccaatccaaatcccaatccaatccaaatccaatccaaatccaatccaaatccaatccaaatccaatccaaatccaatccaaatccaatccaaatccaatccaaatccaatccaaatctaatccaaatccaatccaaatccaatccaaatccaatccaaatccaatccaaatccaatccaaatccaatccaaatccaatccaaatccaatccaaatccaatccaaatccaatccaaatccaatccaaatccaatccaaatccaatccaaatccaatccaaatccaatccaaatccaatccaaatctaatccaaatccaatccaaatccaatccaaacccaatcttaatttaatccgaatccaatccaaatccaatccaaatcaaatccaaatccaatccaaatccaatccaaatccaatccaaatccaatccaaatccaatccaaatccaatccaaatccaatccaaattcaatccaaatccaatccaaatccaatccaaatccaatccaaatccaatccaaatccaatccaaatccaatccaaatccaatccaaatccaatccaaatctaacccaaatccaattcaaatccaatccaaatccaatccaaatccaaaccaaatccaatccaaatccaatccaaatccaatccaaatccaatccaatccaaatccattccaaatccaacccaaatccaatccaaatccaatccaaatctaatccaaatccaatccaaattcaatcaaaatccaatccaaatccaaatccaatccaaatccaatccaaatccaattcaagtccaatccaaatccaaatccaaatcaagatTCAAATCAAGTCCAATAAAAATCCAAATCAACATTCAAATCCAATACTAAgttattccaaatccaatccaaatcaaacacAAATCCCATCCAATAAAAATCCATATCTTAATTGAAGGCCAATCCAAATCCGTTCCGAATCCCATTCAaacccaatcctaatccaatccaaatccattccaagtccaatccaaatccaatccaaatccaatNNNNNNNNNNNNNNNNNNNNNNNNNNNNNNNNNNNNNNNNNNNNNNNNNNNNNNNNNNNNNNNNNNNNNNNNNNNNNNNNNNNNNNNNNNNNNNNNNNNNNNNNNNNNNNNNNNNNNNNNNNNNNNNNNNNNNNNNNNNNNNNNNNNNNNNNNNNNNNNNNNNNNNNNNNNNNNNNNNNNNNNNNNNNNNNNNNNNNNNNNNNNNNNNNNNNNNNNNNNNNNNNNNNNNNNNNNNNNNNNNNNNNNNNNNNNNNNNNNNNNNNNNNNNNNNNNNNNNNNNNNNNNNNNNNNNNNNNNNNNNNNNNNNNNNNNNNNNNNNNNNNNNNNNNNNNNNNNNNNNNNNNNNNNNNNNNNNNNNNNNNNNNNNNNNNNNNNNNNNNNNNNNNNNNNNNNNNNNNNNNNNNNNNNNNNNNNNNNNNNNNNNNNNNNNNNNNNNNNNNNNNNNNNNNNNNNNNNNNNNNNNNNNNNNNNNNNNNNNNNNNNNNNNNNNNNNNNNNNNNAGTGGTACGAAtcgaatgaaagtttgttaaaaatgcgatcttgaatcatttaaaaattagttgcagtgtTTAaacgcagtcaatgcaacgctgagcaaatatttcacatttcgcctttccgaagaacataaaaacacaaagcacgaagtttttgacaaaattctcaacaaatctcaacttggttgccaatattgtttaattttcactgcttgtttaaatttctattataagactcacacatttttcgaaacaaaacttacgaattcaatttgaattgtcctagcgaaactcctgaacgaacttaaagaaaaaaatctcaggcgagattcataaagcgtctcctgtgcccttttggagaaacttttggatacatttttggagaaactccaggaaacattattggaaaaaaattataagcaactctaagcgaaaatatggagaaactcaaatcatcctggagaaaataaactcaatgagaaagttgtggcgatactgcatggaaattataggagcatctcttagaaaaatgttctggtgccactctaacaggaatttcttaaacaactttagaataaattcctcgaacaacaaaaagagaattttcaggagtaactacaaacaagattccaggagcaactgcatcaagacacaaaagattcTTGGAACGCCtgtggaaaatttgaacaataaatttgaagaaaCTTATGCAGCaaatttagaagataatgttgaagaaacttccggaaacaattattaaaaatctaatttttgaagaaatttaatgattaagtatttcatcaactttagaagaggctTATGGAAAAAAtgtactaaaatcttcaagaaagtcctggaaaattttcggaaaaatccggaagctattctaggagaaattcttggaaacgaataatgaaggcagttccaaaggcaaatctaggAGGAGTTCTTgtgggtgttccaagagaattctagaaaaactaaaagaaacttctagaaattcctcgaaaaccttctggagcaactctacaagaaatttcaggagaaaatccagcaaacctttttggagcgattcaaaagaaattcttgtaaaagctgcttgacaagttcttgaattggcttcaaggcaatcctaggggcaacttctaaattgtttgtttgaatttcaatttgaagctcaaacgtttttttttcaaccaaacttagaatctaaattgaactccacaaagggcaatagattatgaagtttgacccttacacaagctctgaacagttcagatttttaataaatatcctttagaattgttctttttgttgtttttgtgcaacgATGTTTTATGCGgtccgcaggtcgatcccgaattgcaaatttggcccgcggtatcctccagcctgagcaccactggcctagggagtcaagaaaattttcccgatcggaacgggaatcgaaccagccgtctccggattggcgatccatagcctttaccactaggctaactggggacCCAAATCGACATCCCCTCCCTCctagtaagattttttgtatgagaatccaAATATTTTGTATGACacgtaagggaacgtccataaattacgtcacgcaaaaattgcccattttcaacccccccccctcccccctatgtcacactttttgtatgagacctctaaaatttttgtaagggtcgtcacacttttgtgaacccccttcccccctaaaagcgtgacgtaatttatggacgttccctaagatTTCTCAaatccccctccccccataaacccttacgtaattaatggacagccccttagagggtgtaattacgAGAgccgggataaacacgagtgtatcgattttcacgaaattcattcagctgcttggtttcgctgatgatattgatattatagctcggaaatttgagacgatggcggaaacgtacatccgacttaagaatgaagccaggcgaataggATTACTCATAAATGTGTCgaaggcaaagggctctagggaagaatcaccgcctccgccatcccgaatttctatcgccggtgatgaaatcgagtcgGTACTCACTGGTGaacaccgacaacgacaccagcagagaaattcagagcaggcaggaaatcgagcttactttggactccgcagaactctacgatcgaacaaagttcgccgtcacacgaagttaactatctacaaaacgctgattagaccggtcgtcccccatgggcacgaaacatggaccctacgtgcagcggaccaacgcgcccttggagttttcgaacggaaggtgcagcgtaccatctacgacggagtacagatggaagacgggacttggggaAGGATAATAAACcaagaactgcatcagctgctgagaaaaccaaccatcatCCACGCCGCGAGAATCGGGagtctacggtgggcgggtcacgtcatcacgtCATcgtcgactaaaatggttctcgagaatcatccgaactgtacaagaagacgtggtacacaatgagctaggtgggtcgatcaagtggaggacgacctgcggacccttggcagagtgcggaactggagacacacagccatgtacCGAGTGGAGTGGATACAACTCCTATGTACATTAGAGGCCACTCAGACCTTAGTCTAACTGGTAAGCACATACACTTATTAAATATGTGTCTTTCAGAAAGTTCCTCATAACTATTTCCGAGAATATTTGATAACCTTACTGAAAACATGCCTTGACTTAAGAGAACTGTAGATACAAAATAACTGGGGTCATTTGTACACGAAAACTTCTGTTAGCTACAGAAATTAATATCCCTTCCATCAAGATGAAGGCATTTTCTCGGTAATATTTCTGAGGGATGACCTGTTTAAAGTCAGTCCTTCAAATCaatgagctgtagataaactgtcatctccccaaaaaatgtctcatgccccaaaaataaaaatgatgttCGAAAAGTCTAGCAGCAATTATGTAGGGTGACTAAGGGtgttatcgacaggtttgttctcttcgtcatggggggtttttgtgggccaaattgcctgaaatttgggcatataactcagcttgattgggaaggatttggggccaactctgagatcaacaggtttaaaaaaaacctcatgacgaagagaacataactgccgaaaatacgtaagttctcctTATTATTCATTTTAGGatttgagcaccttgactttgaCAATCCCGATTTTATTTTTGAGACAACCTAATTATGTATGTATTATGTGGGACTGTGATTGATTAGCATTTATTTATACATACACGGTTAATTATCCTAAACCCTCCTGAAATAGAATGCTAATTAGCAGTAAAAAGTTATaatacaaatattaaaaaaacacATCTAAAATCACATCAagtctcgatcctggaatgtctcgTTCACCACTACTCGACCTGCTTTGAGCAGGAAAACATGCAACAAGTCAAAATTTGATGTGGTTGTAGatagtacatacaggggatagacaaaatgatcgggacaggcaaaattttcacttttcaaaaaatgttcaataagctgtaacttttcgaaaagtgcaccaaatattttaaaatttttactggaagttcctcaactagctgtgtatcagtggacaaaatttggaaaagatcggacaattcttcacgaagttataaagatttttgaaaaaggtaaaattatccgatagccaactttgagctgttatatctccggattcaatgaaccgaatgtaatgaaattttgaccatttatgacttatataatgagctatgaaaaaccactgacttaacttaatattcttaacacggaagaaaattattacgattagattatttttctaataaaacaccaaattatccaaaacatcaacatcgtttcaaaattcaagatgcaaattatagttcatttagtttccctctaattgacttatatataaatgcgttttgaaggaaagtaacaacataaccgccaataaattgaaaaagtaattggatgcatattaaaaatagaccaatttactaaagaatcgtgaaaaaaataaaaccgctataactttttcgcttgttaaaaatttcaagttaagttaaatgctttccagagttcattgtataagtcatgaatggtcaaaatttcattgcaatcggttcattgaatccggagatataacagctcaaagttggctatcgaataattttatctttttcaaaaatctttataacttcgtgaagaattgtccgatcttttccaaattttgttcactgatacacaactagttgaagaacttacagtaaaaatttgagaatatttgatgcacttttcgaaaagttacagctagttgaacattttttggaaagtgaaaattttgcctgtcccgatcattttgtctatcccctgtaggtactTCTGTGCTGTCAGAACTGTCATTACTCTTCTTTGACACGTCGACACGTGTGCTGTTTGGATGTAGAGTGCTAAGCttacgttacaccaagaagaagaagaatgattaGTGTGTTGAAAAATGCACAAGCATGTGTTGAAGGAGCATAACTGGATACAATAAGTATAGGATTTAAGTGTAGAAAATTAATGAGCTACTGTATACGCCGTCAAAAATACATACATGCCATGCCTTAGTTTTTTTTGCTTAAAATcaaggaaaatatttttaaaatttgggaACCTCTGCTCTACCCCATCGGAAAACATCATATTGAGGCATTGATGACGAAAGCTCGCCGCCGCCGTACGTTGTTGAGATGATCTGTGGTGCTCATAGCTTATGGCGACGATGATGTTGGCTGGTTTTGAATCCCTACCGGCTCACTAGCAATCGCGCGCCTCTCGCGGTTTTAGTCATCCATCGGTCGTCCAGTGGTTGAGAAGTTACAATCGACAACGGCGAAGTCGCTCGTAATGCGTCGCGCGCGTGATCCTttttaatgattattttttgcaAGAAAAGGCACACGACAAAGGTGAATGGCAGTGCAAAGAAAGTGATAAAGTTGTAGACTTTGAAGTGATTTAAGAAAGCTGAGCACATGGAGTCCTTAGCAGGAAGAATGATTTTCGTGGCGTTCTTTCTGGGCTGCTTTGCCCTGGTTGCGAATCGGAATGCCCCCTTCAGTGATGTTGATCTCCGAGTACAGAATAGATTGGACACACTTGCTACGGAATTCAATTTGCTGGAAGCTGTGAAGTTTGGGGAAGACATTATCGAAAAATCCAAACGCATGGAATCAGCCATTGCGGGCGCTCGAGTGAAGGTGGCCAAAGGGAGCGTTTCGTACGCACAATCCATCGACGGCTACTCGACACTGAGTACCCAGAAGCAAGACTATGTCTCGAGAACCGTACTTAAGGCAACATCATTCTTTTTGAATACGTATTGCAAGCCACAGAGGATTTCATCGTACGAGTGTGGATTGTATTTGAGCCACAAGCTAATACCACAAAGCAAACTATTGGACAAATGCAAGAAAATAGTGGCTGACAAGACGTTCAACGATGAATATCGGAGACTATTGCCTGCAAGCTACCGTGACGGAATTTATAGCTTTAGGAAAAGTGTTGCGGGTGGTGAACTCCCTGATCCTAGATCAATTTCCAGCAAATTCCATGGCATTCTCGGTCAAACTCATAAGGACAGTGAACACAGTGTAGCGTTGGTCCAGTGGACCCAGTTTATAGAACACGACTTGGCCAAGACTACCGTTCAAACTATGCATGACGGAACCGACATTGAATGTTGTACAACTGAATACAGCGCAGTCATGCCACGATATCTCCATCCCGCCTGCAAACCGTTACAAGTCGCGTCCAATGACTCCTACTATCAAAAGAATCATGTAACCTGTCTGAACTATGTGCGCAGCGCCCTATCCCTAGGAGATACGTGTAACTTCGGTCCTGCCAATCAGCTAAATCAGGCAACCAACCATTTTGATCTATCCCAAATCTACGGAAACCATGAGAGTGAAACTATGCCACTACGAAGTCGCCGTGGAGGAAAACTAAATTCTCAATCTTTCGATTCCACCGAATATCTGCCGGAAAGCCAGGACAAGAATCTGTGTGTGGTCAACGCCACAGTTGATGCCATTTGCTATTCGTCAGGAGATACTCGAGTCAACGTCAATCCGTTCATCACTCTTCTCCATACGCTGTTCCTGCGATCACATAACCGCATTGCTAAGCACTTGGCTTTAGTGAAGCCCGACTGGGAAGACGAAGCCCTATTCCAAATGGCAAGAAAATTCAACATAAAAATCTACCAAAAAGTTGTCCGCGAATGGGCTATCATCGTATTGGGAAGTGCTAGTCAGGTCAGCCCATCCCATGCCAAAGAACCGAGAGTCAGTAACGAGTTTGCAACAGCAGGTATCCGTTTCTACAACTCTATGATGCCCGGAGAAATTTCAAGCCCATCACCAACCGGAA contains the following coding sequences:
- the LOC109427739 gene encoding peroxidase (The sequence of the model RefSeq protein was modified relative to this genomic sequence to represent the inferred CDS: added 18 bases not found in genome assembly), with amino-acid sequence MDKVKLALVANRNAPFSDVDLRVQNRLDTLATEFNLLEAVKFGEDIIEKSKRMESAIAGARVKVAKGSVSYAQSIDGYSTLSTQKQDYVSRTVLKATSFFLNTYCKPQRISSYECGLYLSHKLIPQSKLLDKCKKIVADKTFNDEYRRLLPASYRDGIYSFRKSVAGGELPDPRSISSKFHGILGQTHKDSEHSVALVQWTQFIEHDLAKTTVQTMHDGTDIECCTTEYSAVMPRYLHPACKPLQVASNDSYYQKNHVTCLNYVRSALSLGDTCNFGPANQLNQATNHFDLSQIYGNHESETMPLRSRRGGKLNSQSFDSTEYLPESQDKNLCVVNATVDAICYSSGDTRVNVNPFITLLHTLFLRSHNRIAKHLALVKPDWEDEALFQMARKFNIKIYQKVVREWAIIVLGSASQVSPSHAKEPRVSNEFATAGIRFYNSMMPGEISSPSPTGKYSSFDMEDLFYKPKDLRKKEYFNHLVGSVLQQNAMSLDTSYVDDMAHLLFKTNNVGTDVLALDIQRGRDHGLSSYTNYFKHCTGKRVDSWDDLSGVINPSDLDKLKNAYSSAQDVDLIVGAIAEIPTTSGALVGPTLSCIIKDQMSQSLGDHPSQFDHILANYSAARFLCDTAQVSRVQQNIFRLPAVDNPLVRCAQLPTLDLSTLREALHH